From the genome of Vulgatibacter sp.:
TGGGCAGGCTGCGGGTCACGCAGGTGAGGCGCGCCGGCGAGGAGACGCGGAGCTCGAGCTCGGCGCTGCGGGCGGTGCCGTCCTTGTCCTTCACCTCGAAGGTCACCGGGTAGAGGCCGTCCACCATCGGCATGCCACGCAGCGCGCCGGACGACGCCAGCTGCAGACCGGGGGGCAGCTCACCGGCAGCGACCGACCACTCGTAGGGGGCGGTGCCGCCCACTGCCAGCAGCGTCGCCTCGTACTCGACCTGGAACTGCGCCACCGGCAGCTCCGCCGTCGCGATCGCCAGCGGCATGCCGGTCTCGTTCACCGTGAGCTGGTAGTCCTGCACCACGGTGAGCTCACCGGAGGTCACCCGCAGCGAGAAGTCCGAGGTGGCAACCTGCGCAGGCCTGCCGCAGAGCAGCGTGGCGATCGGCGCAGCGGCAGGATCACCACCGGCGCGCTCCTCCTGCAGCTCCAGGCCGGCCGGGAGCGTGCCGCTCTCGACGGCCCAGACGTAGGAGCCGGTGCCGCCGGTCGCGTCGAGGAGGTTGCAGTAGACCGAGCCGATCTCCGCAGGGGGCAGCACGGTGGTGGCGATCACCAGGTCGCCGCTCGAGACCGTGAAGGACTCCTGCGAGACGCCCTCGTTGTTCAGCTCACCGAGCTCGTAGACCTCGTTGTCCGGGTCGATGACGATGCCGAGGTAGTAGGTGCCGGCGTTGATCTCGGCGGGCAGGAAGACCTGCTCGGAAACCGGGACGCTGGTGAGCGCGTCGGCGGTGATCGTGCCGGTGAAGATCCGGCGGTCGCTCGAGCTGATCACGTCGTTCGACGAGATCACGAGCGAATAGGGGACGTCGACGCCGATCAGGTTGCCCTGGTTCCGCACCGTCCAGTCGAGGGTGAAGTTGGAGCCCGGCTCCGCGTTGTTCGGCACCGCGATCGACTCGACGATCAGGTCGGGGGCGGGCAGGCCGATCTCGAAGGGGCCGTAGAAGCCGACGTTGTTGGTCTCCGTATCCTCGGCGACGGCGTTGAGCGGGTCCGCCTCTGCGAGCAGATAGTACTGGCCCGGGCTGAGGGAGAGCGGGATCGGGGCGTCGAGGGTGAAGAAGGCCGAGGCGCCGGGCACCGCGTCCTGCGTCGCCGGGGTGGCCATGCCGACCTCGACGTCGTCGGACGAGAGCCGCTCGTCCGAGCTGACCCAGAAGCGCAGGCCGAAGCCGAGGGAGTCCTCGCCACCGGCGTTGCGAACCTCCGCCTCCATGTGGCTGGTCACGCCGGAGTAGGCGATCGGCTCACCGGTCACCGTGGCGACCACCACGTCGGGGCCCTGCGCGTAGGTTACCACCGAGTTCGTGGGGAAGCCCGCGTCGGTGCAGTTGCCGGCGGCGCCGCAGACCGACGGCGAATAGCCGATGGTACCGGTCGGGTCCTCGATGCCCATCGAGGCGCTGTAGGACGCGCCGCTGTCGACGGTGCCGTACTTCACCTTGATCGTGGTCGAGTTCTCGGTGAGCCAGAGCTGGGTGCGGAAGGTGGAAGAAGTCGAGAGCCTGGTGCAATGCCACTGGACCACGAATTCGCGGGCGGGTGCGGTCCCCAGGGTCTGGGTCTGGATGCCACCAGCGGAGCACTGCTGGTCGTCCCACCAGAGGGCGACGATGCCGCTTGGACTATTCGTGCTCGGGACCGGGTCGTTGCTGTAGTCGGTGCCCGAATGGCTGGTGAAGACGGCGTAGCCGTTCGTGCCCACGCGCACGTCGTTGTACTGGGTGTCGAAGAAGGTCACCGGAAAGGGCAGGCCCGCCATCCCGGAGGCGTCGTCGCCCGAGATCGAGAGCGACGTTGCCGTGCCTCCGTTGAGCGGCAGCGCCTCGTAGGTCGTCGGCGCGACCTGCACGACGTAGGGCGTGTGCGTCTGCGCTCCCGCGCCCCCCGGCGCGAACATCAACGCGGCGAGAAGCGAACCGAAACCTCCGATTCCCCCCAGATACCGCACGGAACTGCCTGCGAGAATGCGGCGCATCTCCATGTGATCTCCCTGCTTCTGGAGGAGGGTCCCTACCGCTCGCCCCCCTCCGTCCGGATCTGCTACGTGGGCGGAAGACCGCCCGGTGGCCGAATTCGAACGAAGAGCGTCGGTACTGCGTGCTCTGCGCGTGCTACATGGCGATCCGAAGGCCGGCCACCACGGTACGACTGCGGCGGTGCCCGGAGGCGCCACCGGCGAAGACAACGAACTGCAGGACGACAGATTCGGACATGAAACCACCGACCCGTCCGTGATCGCAAGCTGGCGCCAGAAATTTACCGGTACTGTGCAGAGGGAAGACCGGCGGACCGCCGGTCCCAGGTGCCCGGCGGACTCTCCGCCGCAGGGCAGGAGCGCCGATGGCCAACGTGATCCGCTTTTTCATGGGCCCGGAAGACGAGCGCGCCTTCTTCCGCGAGCTTGCCCCGCTGGGGTTGGAGCTCTACCCCGAGCTGGTGCCAGCGAATTGGCAGCCGCCGCAGGTGGAGGAGAGCCTCGCCGCCACCCTCGACGAGCCCTCCTACTACCTGGGCGCCCCGCAGATCGGCCCGATCACCGTCGACAAGGTCAAGCGCGGCCCCAACAAGGGCAAGTGGATGATCTTCGAGGTGGTTTCGCCGGTGATCCACTACCAGCGCTCCCTCGTCGACGAGGACGGCATCCTGCGCAGCGGCATGATCTGGGCAGAGCTCGAGGTCTCGGGTGACGTACAGCGGCGGGTGCAGAAGGCGGCGGCCTTCGAGAAGCTCTACCGCCAGGTCTCCGACATCGTCGCCCGCCGCGCCCGCAAGTCCCAGCCCGTGGGCTACCTCGTCCTCCCCGACGCCGTGAAGCTCCACCAGGCGGGCACCGAGCTCCGGGAAGAGGGGCGCAAGGGCGCGGTGATCCGACCGTTCAGGTAGGCCCATGCTACGTCTACAGCGGTGCTGTAACGGTACAGGTTGCTAATCGCGCATCGTGAAGGGGGTGGCATGCCACACCCAGCTGCTCGGCTCGTCCTCGCGCTCGGGACGCTCGTCACAGGTTGTGGCGAAGGGGCCGAGCCGCATGCCTACCCTCCCCCGGCCGGCGCACCGACGTGCCCAACCGACCAGGAGGCCTTCGTCGAGCCCGCTCGGCCGGACGTACAACGCCCCCCACTCGTTGCCGAGCCGACCGACTCGCAGGTTCGTGTCGTGACCCGATTGGCCGCGGAAGCAAACGCGGGCGAGGGCGCGTCGCGTTACTGGCTCACCGAAGACGAGCCGGTGCTGGTCGACGTCGCCGTCAGCATCGGGAGAGCGTTCGCCGGCGAGGTGGCCACCGTGCGCGTCGCGGCCCTGGTCGACGGCAAACAGGTCCCGCTGGAAGTCGGCGGCGCACCGGGCGTCACCCACACACTCGAGATCGACCGGGGCGAGGGTGCCGTCTTTCGGGTCGAGCCTGACCTGGGCACCGTCGAAGACGGTGCCCACCTCCTGGTGCTCCTTCTCCAGGTCGATGTGCTGGGCGGTGGGCGCGTGGTCCACCACGCCGCGACCATCGAAGTCTTCGCGCGCTCCGCGACCTACTGCGGTGCCTACGACTTCCGACCCACGGCGTCCGTTCCGTCGGAGCCGGCCACGTCCAGCATGCTCTACACGGGTGAGCGACCGCCTTCGCCTGACGACCACCCGCCGGACGGGATCTACGACTGGCTCCTCACCTACGCGCCGGACGAGACCGAGTCCCCCGAGACGAGACTCCAGTTCTTCGGGCTGGTGGATGGCGTGCAGGTGCCCATAACGGGCGAACAGGCCGTCGTCTCGGTCGTCGTCGGGCGCATGGAAGCGGCAGTGGTCGAGCTTTCAGTTCCGGCAGCCGTGCGGTCGGGCCGGTTCTCGCTCTACGCGACGGAGCGCTGGGGCACGAACGTCGAGGACGCGGAGGGCAGGCGCCTCCCCGACGCACCGCGCACCTGGCGTGTCCACGACTTCGTGATTCCCTGACCTGGATTCAGTGGACGCCCGGGCCGCGCGCTCCGTTGGCCCGATTCTCCCGGCGCGCCTCGAGCGCGTCGAGCAGCGCATCGAGATCCGGCGGCTGCGCCCCCGGCTCCCAGTCGATGGGCCGGTGCCGGGAGAGGGTGCCGCTCAGGCTCCGCAGCCGCGACAGCGCCCGCTCCATCCGCGCGGCGATCGGCGCCGCGTCCGGGTGGCGCTTCTCGAGGAGCGCCACCCCCACCTCGAGGGTCTGCAGCGGCGTGTTGGCCCGATCCCGCACCGCGAGGAAGATCCGCGCGAGGGCCTCCAGCGACTCGGCCTGCACCCGGGTCCGGATGAACTCCTGTTCGGTGCGCCTGGTGCGCGCGCGGTAGCCGAGCATCACCAGCGCGAGCACGCCGAAGGAGACGGTGACCCACGGCTCGCCGGTGGCGAGCAGCGCCGCATGGCGCGCGAATTCCTCCACCGTCCAGATCGCCAACGCCTCGCCGACGTAGAGGGCGACGAAGAGGGCGCCGAGCCAGAGGCGGGCCGGCGTGAGCATCGCCAGCGCCACCGCGGTGAGCTTGGCGCCGACGAAGGGCGCCCACGGCTCGCCGAGCGCCGCCACCGCCAGCTCGGCGATCCAGAAGATCGGCAGGAAGGGCAGCCCCACGATCACCAGCACGAGGTCGCCGTGGCCCCAGCGGAATTGCTTCCGCAGCAGCACCAGCGCGATCAGGAGGCCCAGGGCGAGGAAGGCATGGGCGAGGCGGAGGGAGACGAGCAGCGCCGGCGCGCTCCAGCTCAGGTCGATGGCCGTGAAGGCGAGCTCCGCCACGAGGACCAGGGAGGCGATGACCAGCGAGGCCCGGTAGGCGTCCCGGCGCTGCAGCGATCCCAGCTCCCGCTCCGTGCGACGCTCGAGGCCGTTGGCCGGCACCGTCATGCTCCCGCCGCCAATTCCTCGAGGGTCTCGCCGCCCACCGGCTTCTCCACCACCAGCACGCCGAGCTCCTTCGCCGCCTTCACCAGCGGATGCGAACGGGCGTGGCCGGTGAGGAAGACCACCCGCCCCTCGAAGCCGTGGTCCTGGAGCCAGCGGAAGGCGTCCACGCCGCTCGGCACGTTGGCGCCCAGGTTCACGTCGAGGAAGGCCACGTCGCTCCCGAGGGCCCGATCGCCCTGCGCCACCAGATCGTCGAACGAAGCCGCGGCGACCACCTCCTCCGCTCCCATGATCTGGAGCAGATCGGCGAGCCCCTCGCGGAGGTCGAGATCGTCTTCGAGTAGCAGAACCCGGCGCATCGCTTCGAAAGATGCGCCCGGTGCAACGCCCCTGCACGACCTAGCGGTTGCGGGCGAGCCGCAGCCCGGCGGGGAAGGCGCGCACCTGCGGCTCGAACCAATTGCGGAAGGTCGTGCGCGCCATCGCCGGATCGCTCATCCAGCAGCCGCCCCGCAGGACCCGGTGCCTGTCGCCGAACCACGGCGCGCTGTAGCCGCGGTAGGGACCGGGCTCGAAGCGGGGCCAGGGGAGGAAGGGGCTGGCGGTCCACTCCCAGACGTTGCCGCCCATGCCTTCCGCGCCGCACGGCGAGGCTTCGCTCCCACAGGGCGCCGTATCGCCCCGGGCGAGGGCGACGTTCACCCCAGGTGCGGGCGCACCGTCGCCCCAGGGGAAGCGGCGCTTGCGGCCACCCTGCTCCCAGCCCGCAGCCCGCTCCCATTCCGCCTCGGTGGGCAGCCGCGCCCCCGCCCACCTGGCGAAGGCCTCCGCCTCGTGCCAGCCGAGGTGCGAAACGGGGTGCGACGGATCCACCGGCCTCCAGCCCCCCAGGGTCCAGCGCTCCCAGCAGCCAGCGCCGCGGCGCCAGTGCAGCGGCGCCTCCACCCCCTCCGCGTCCCGCCAGCGCCGCCCCGCCTCGCTCCAGAGCCCGTCGTCCCGGTAGCCCCCTGCCTCGAGGAAGGCGAGGAAGGCGCCGTTCGTCACCGGCTGCCGCGCGATGGCGAAGGGGGCGAGCTCGACCTCGTGGGCGCAGCGCTCGTTGTCCCAGCCATCGGGATCGTCGTCGCAGCCCAGCGAGAAGCGCCCGCCCTCCACCGGCAGGAAGTCGCACCAGCCCTCGCCGGCGGAGGCGGCGACGGGCGGCGCCACCTCCAGCTCCGGCT
Proteins encoded in this window:
- a CDS encoding CARDB domain-containing protein; this encodes MRRILAGSSVRYLGGIGGFGSLLAALMFAPGGAGAQTHTPYVVQVAPTTYEALPLNGGTATSLSISGDDASGMAGLPFPVTFFDTQYNDVRVGTNGYAVFTSHSGTDYSNDPVPSTNSPSGIVALWWDDQQCSAGGIQTQTLGTAPAREFVVQWHCTRLSTSSTFRTQLWLTENSTTIKVKYGTVDSGASYSASMGIEDPTGTIGYSPSVCGAAGNCTDAGFPTNSVVTYAQGPDVVVATVTGEPIAYSGVTSHMEAEVRNAGGEDSLGFGLRFWVSSDERLSSDDVEVGMATPATQDAVPGASAFFTLDAPIPLSLSPGQYYLLAEADPLNAVAEDTETNNVGFYGPFEIGLPAPDLIVESIAVPNNAEPGSNFTLDWTVRNQGNLIGVDVPYSLVISSNDVISSSDRRIFTGTITADALTSVPVSEQVFLPAEINAGTYYLGIVIDPDNEVYELGELNNEGVSQESFTVSSGDLVIATTVLPPAEIGSVYCNLLDATGGTGSYVWAVESGTLPAGLELQEERAGGDPAAAPIATLLCGRPAQVATSDFSLRVTSGELTVVQDYQLTVNETGMPLAIATAELPVAQFQVEYEATLLAVGGTAPYEWSVAAGELPPGLQLASSGALRGMPMVDGLYPVTFEVKDKDGTARSAELELRVSSPARLTCVTRSLPNHKVNEAYDVQLLAAGGAKPYTWVTAESRRLSNGVTDPGQTFVNAPPPGMILSGDGDVSGAPSAAGRYVWLVEVTDEENNAPDTCAITFEVTYDQGITVVTTALADAYVDTPYTVQLQAAGAAGFTSWSMAQGSTPPEGLELSEDGVISGVLAGFLLEGEKTRTFPFLVQVKDSENRINVAPLSVTLHLAPPAAETKPQEKAEEDDGGGCSAGVADPSLLALGAALGLAALRRRRS
- a CDS encoding response regulator yields the protein MRRVLLLEDDLDLREGLADLLQIMGAEEVVAAASFDDLVAQGDRALGSDVAFLDVNLGANVPSGVDAFRWLQDHGFEGRVVFLTGHARSHPLVKAAKELGVLVVEKPVGGETLEELAAGA
- the egtB gene encoding ergothioneine biosynthesis protein EgtB: MRAELRDALLSARATTERLTARLGDAQARAQFDPGFSPLGWHLGHVAWQEERWVLRRCAGERPIDPGLDGIYDSFHSHKGSRGRRLPPLVRIRSYAALVRERLLAFLERTDFEGDLLAGGWVFRFLANHERQHAETMAAALLLGHLQPELEVAPPVAASAGEGWCDFLPVEGGRFSLGCDDDPDGWDNERCAHEVELAPFAIARQPVTNGAFLAFLEAGGYRDDGLWSEAGRRWRDAEGVEAPLHWRRGAGCWERWTLGGWRPVDPSHPVSHLGWHEAEAFARWAGARLPTEAEWERAAGWEQGGRKRRFPWGDGAPAPGVNVALARGDTAPCGSEASPCGAEGMGGNVWEWTASPFLPWPRFEPGPYRGYSAPWFGDRHRVLRGGCWMSDPAMARTTFRNWFEPQVRAFPAGLRLARNR